In a genomic window of bacterium:
- a CDS encoding prepilin-type N-terminal cleavage/methylation domain-containing protein, with protein MNRPNKIFLKAKRNNGFTLIEVIVAITIFAVSVLAILNLFSTTLKSNTQIRHYTIGLILAQSKMAEIKSGLEIESAGIFEEDDIEYEWSVHTNPTEIKNIEEIRLQVTWKGQKAKKNIELVGYRVIESRKDREEK; from the coding sequence ATGAACCGTCCCAATAAAATCTTTTTAAAAGCAAAGAGAAATAACGGTTTTACCCTTATCGAGGTGATAGTGGCAATAACCATTTTTGCCGTGAGTGTCCTTGCCATTCTTAATTTATTCTCCACAACACTTAAATCAAATACACAGATTCGTCATTATACCATAGGACTTATCCTGGCTCAATCTAAAATGGCAGAGATTAAAAGTGGTTTAGAAATAGAATCAGCTGGAATTTTCGAGGAAGATGATATTGAGTATGAATGGTCAGTTCATACAAATCCAACAGAAATTAAAAACATAGAAGAAATCAGACTTCAGGTGACATGGAAAGGTCAAAAGGCGAAAAAAAATATCGAATTAGTTGGGTATCGAGTTATTGAATCAAGAAAAGACAGGGAAGAAAAATGA
- a CDS encoding prepilin-type N-terminal cleavage/methylation domain-containing protein: protein MKRQSGFTLIELLITLLIISITVVLIASSFSLSLKSWSSVSAKVEVYQRVRVCLDMMTSRIRNAVIFPLNKNLTFKGDRYSLSFITTSSDFEGWTKVDFGIKKEEEFLWLEKEEELAKGEKIFIGKGIESIEFMYYDSQDGQWKENWDSSEHGRLPFAVKIFITFAISNDQVEKITIPEVVIMIPAAMESIKEPESRK, encoded by the coding sequence GTGAAGAGACAATCAGGATTTACTCTAATCGAACTTTTAATTACTTTATTAATTATCAGTATTACTGTAGTTCTAATTGCCAGTTCTTTTAGTTTGAGTTTAAAATCCTGGTCTTCTGTCTCTGCAAAGGTAGAGGTCTATCAACGGGTCAGGGTCTGTCTGGATATGATGACTTCAAGAATCCGTAATGCGGTTATTTTCCCGTTAAATAAAAATTTAACCTTTAAAGGAGATAGATATTCCTTAAGTTTTATTACCACCTCATCAGATTTTGAAGGTTGGACAAAGGTAGATTTTGGAATAAAAAAGGAGGAAGAATTCTTATGGTTGGAAAAAGAAGAAGAATTGGCTAAAGGAGAAAAGATATTCATAGGTAAAGGTATAGAATCAATAGAATTTATGTATTATGACTCTCAAGATGGGCAGTGGAAAGAGAACTGGGATTCTTCTGAACATGGACGACTACCATTTGCGGTTAAAATTTTCATTACCTTTGCAATAAGCAATGATCAGGTAGAAAAGATTACTATTCCGGAGGTAGTAATTATGATTCCGGCGGCAATGGAATCTATCAAGGAGCCTGAAAGTAGGAAGTAG